A stretch of the Aegilops tauschii subsp. strangulata cultivar AL8/78 chromosome 4, Aet v6.0, whole genome shotgun sequence genome encodes the following:
- the LOC141021637 gene encoding uncharacterized protein, whose amino-acid sequence MGFWNHGRKGKHDRQTGSSSGRRRGSVKQEAASPLRQAPTLAPFTIAPRAAGECDRQYLSVDVCRRYWETRTSVPWSDVHLPNNWLLSADRVPIPPMPMSGHARRDEIERRRRLLPDDLYYDDRYTPDSVLWDT is encoded by the coding sequence ATGGGCTTCTGGAACCACGGCCGCAAGGGGAAGCACGACCGCCAGACCGGCTCCTCCTCGGGACGCCGTCGCGGCTCCGTGAAACAGGAGGCCGCTTCGCCGCTGCGTCAGGCCCCCACGCTTGCCCCGTTCACCATCGCCCCTAGGGCCGCCGGCGAGTGCGACCGACAGTACCTGTCCGTGGACGTATGCCGGCGCTACTGGGAGACGAGGACGTCGGTCCCATGGAGCGACGTCCACCTCCCCAACAATTGGCTCCTCTCCGCCGACCGGGTCCCGATCCCGCCGATGCCGATGAGCGGCCATGCGCGACGCGATGAgatcgagcgccgccgccgcctccttcccGACGACCTCTACTACGATGATAGGTACACCCCCGACTCCGTGCTCTGGGACACGTAG